In one window of Camelina sativa cultivar DH55 chromosome 15, Cs, whole genome shotgun sequence DNA:
- the LOC104699368 gene encoding phospholipase A2-alpha, with translation MSHEIEEAKDRVTGSSSSTFFLTHFIFTKTKVIFFSLSELSSSTMAAPIILFSFLFFFAVSVSALNVGVQLTHPSISLSKECSRKCESEFCSVPPFLRYGKYCGLLYSGCPGERPCDGLDSCCMNHDACVQSKNNDYLSQECSQKFINCMNNFSQKKQPTFKGNKCDADEVIDVISIVMEAALIAGRVFKKP, from the exons ATGAGTCACGAGATAGAAGAAGCCAAAGACAGAGTCACAGGCTCTTCGTCTTCTACCTTCTTCCTTACTCATTTCATTTTCACCAAAACCAAAGTTATATTCTTCTCACTTTCCGAGCTTTCCAGTTCAACTATGGCGGCTCCGATCATacttttctctttccttttcttcttcgcTGTCTCCGTCTCTGCGCTTAACGTCGGTGTTCAGCTCACACATCCCTCCATTTCCTTG AGTAAAGAATGTAGCCGGAAATGTGAATCAGAGTTCTGTTCAG TGCCTCCATTTCTGAGGTATGGGAAGTATTGTGGACTACTTTACAGTGGATGTCCTGGTGAGAGACCTTGTGATGGTCTTGATTCTTGTTGCATGAACCATGATGCTTGTGTCCAATCCAAGAATA ATGACTATCTAAGCCAGGAGTGTAGTCAGAAGTTCATTAACTGCATGAACAATTTCAGCCAGAAGAAGCAACCGACGTTCAAAGGTAACAAATGCGATGCTGATGAAGTGATTGATGTCATCTCCATTGTCATGGAAGCTGCTCTTATCGCCGGCAGAGTCTTCAAAAAACCctaa